A region of the Paracholeplasma morum genome:
ACGTTCATATTGGAATATATCTTGAGTGTTCGTTCTTTCATCCTTTAGAGTTATTTTTAGATTTCGAATTAAAAATGCACTTTCGCGTAATCTATCTTTGATAGTGTCATAGTTAAAAAGAGTTGTAGAGAAGATTTTTGGATCAGGTTTAAACCATACTGTTGTCCCAGTCTTCTTAGTTTTTCCGATCTCTTCGAGTGGGCTAATGACTTTCCCGCCTTCACTAAAACGTTGTCTAAATATAGAACCATCTCTTGAAATCGTTACTTCTAAAAACTGTGATAAGGCGTTAACAACGGATGCGCCGACACCATGTAATCCCCCAGAAACTTTGTATCCGCCTTCTGCTGAGAACTTACCGCCAGCGTGTAAAACAGTAAAAATGATTTCCGTCGTTGGTTTACCTGACTTATGTGTCTTATAAGGTAATCCACGGCCAAAATCGCAAATTTCAACGCTATTATCATTTTTTATCGTTACGATTATTTCGTTACCATATCCAGATAATGCTTCATCAATTGAGTTATCGATGATTTCCCAAACCAGATGATGTAATCCTCTCGTATCGGTTGATCCGATGTACATTCCAGGACGCTTTCTTACAGCATCCAGACCCTCTAATATTTGAATCGAGTCTTCGGAATATTTTTTTTCATTTTCTTCCATTAAATCAGTCCCTACTTGTAACTATATTATATCAACATTTTAACGGTTACACAATGAAAAATATAGTCAGATTTTAAATTTGCCGTATTTTATTTGCTTTTTAATGACTTGTGATATAATATTTTAGTACCGAGGTGACAAAATGGAGAATATGTTATTACAATTAGGTTTAATTATTGTTGCTTATCTTGTCGGTTCTATACCGAATGGACTATGGATAGGTAAAGTGTTTTTAGGAATTGATATTAGACAACTCGGTTCAAAAAACATTGGAACTTCAAATGCCATTAGAGTAATGGGCTTGAAGTATGGAATACTGACATTTTTATTGGATGCATTGAAAGGTGCATTACCAATTCTACTCGTTTATTTATTGAGAAGAACAAATGACTTAGAGACTACTATTGAGATCTTTAACCGCGCTTATGACTATGCGATATTGTTTGGTGTAGTGGCTGTTATTGGTCATACATTCCCGATTTTTAATCAATTAAAAGGTGGAAAAGCAGTTGCTTCATCTGCTGGAATCGTATTATCATTAACACCATTTGCTGGTATTGCATGCATACTTGTGTACATTGCAGTGGTTGCTATTACAAAGTATGCCTCGCTTGGTTCTACTTTTGCTGCTCTAACGGTTTTCATCGTATCACTCATTGAATTTTATCTTCCTGATAAATCGCTTCTAGATAATTTGTTTGTAATCATTATCTATGCTTTAATGATTCTATTCATCTTTTATAGACACATAGAAAACTACAAGCGTTTGTTTAACGGTACTGAAAATAAGATGTCTTTCAAGAAGAAAACGCAATAACTAATCAAAAAGGTAAACCGCTCGGTTTACCTTTTTATTATCATTACTTTAATTTTCTCTTTGTGATGATTGTCGAAAGACTATCCGTCCATATTTGAGCAAAGTGGTTGTTTGAAACGACCATCGGAATTGCAAATACGTAGAAAAACGGTACTAGAACGTATAGTTCAATCGATAACTCAAATACAGATATCAATACAGTAGTGACTGCGATACCTAAGAATAATATAACGATGGAAATTGTATTGATCATTTTACGTTTATGAGTTACTTGATTTCCAAGACGCCAATGGATTCTTACGGTATGAATAACCAAAAAAGCAAAAGTTAACATCGATGCAATCGCAAGAATGCCAAATATAACGCCCTCGAGCGTACTATGTTTTTGAAGAACAGTAAGTACGGATATAATCGATAACATATAAAACACACCTGCAATTAAGAACTGCAGTAATGTCCTTGAATACCTTATCGCATGGATAAACTTTTCTTGAATCTCAAGGCTTTCTTCAGGGTTTTTAAGGCTCTCTTCAAACAATTGATAATATGAAACCTCTATTTCTTTGTGGTCCGTCAAATAGCGTTTATAATCTGCATAAAGGAATAATTCAGTCATGATATTGGCAATAAACAACGGAATGGTCAATAAGTTGAAAACCAAATACCACTTTTCTGCTAAGCCACTGGATCTAAGCACAATGACGATGATTGTGACCTTTAAAAGGATATCCAAGAACGTGTAGCGTTTATACTGCTTAAATGTTTCTGAAAAGCCCACTAAGGAGAGTAACACAGGAATAGCTATAGTAATAATCCAAATCGGCTGTATAGAATCAAGACCATCAGTTCTAATTTGATATGTTATCAATAAGACGTTGAAATAGGATAATATACTTAATCCGATTAATATTTTCAAGAAATTTTTCATAGTATACCTCACTTATTTTTATTTTAACACAATAAAATAAAAAGGTGTATTTACACCTTACTATTTTGTTTGGTTCATTGAACTCATGACTTGTCTTACTTGTTTTTCAGATGGAGTTCTGCCCATTTGTCTCATCATTTCACGAATCATTCGTTCGTTAACTGGTGGATTTTTCTTTAAATACTTCTTAAACCACGCTCTTGCTAGGAAGAAACCCAATATAAGTCCTAATACTAAGGCACCAACAATGGATAAAATTTCGCCTAATGTTCCCATTTAAATCACTCCTTTAATATCAATCTCATTGTACTAAAAAAATACATCAAATGCAACAATAAATCATGTTTAAGTTAGATTGTGTGTTTACATTTTGCTTGACATATTATAAAATAAACATAAGGAGTGATAATATGCCAAGATGGATTGATGACACTTGTATTGCATGCGGGTCATGTCAAGCAGTTTGTCCAGTTGATTGTATCTCTGAAGGGGATATCTACGTTATCGATGAAGATGTTTGCATCGATTGCGGCGCTTGTCAAGAAGTTTGCCCTGTAGGAGCAATTTCAGAAAGATAAAAAAAGCACATTAAGTGCTTTTTTTATTAGAGTTATTTAACATTTTTTATAATGACTATTTTCTTAATACCATGAACTCTTTCT
Encoded here:
- the plsY gene encoding glycerol-3-phosphate 1-O-acyltransferase PlsY, yielding MENMLLQLGLIIVAYLVGSIPNGLWIGKVFLGIDIRQLGSKNIGTSNAIRVMGLKYGILTFLLDALKGALPILLVYLLRRTNDLETTIEIFNRAYDYAILFGVVAVIGHTFPIFNQLKGGKAVASSAGIVLSLTPFAGIACILVYIAVVAITKYASLGSTFAALTVFIVSLIEFYLPDKSLLDNLFVIIIYALMILFIFYRHIENYKRLFNGTENKMSFKKKTQ
- a CDS encoding YneF family protein, giving the protein MGTLGEILSIVGALVLGLILGFFLARAWFKKYLKKNPPVNERMIREMMRQMGRTPSEKQVRQVMSSMNQTK
- a CDS encoding DUF362 domain-containing protein: MPRWIDDTCIACGSCQAVCPVDCISEGDIYVIDEDVCIDCGACQEVCPVGAISER